A stretch of the Sphingomonas sp. CL5.1 genome encodes the following:
- a CDS encoding DUF2336 domain-containing protein: MHAIAPDAAPIFARAARADARADRRLDAAIEDFFLSARDRLDDRTRAALHAAIGTLLETIERELAAHATRLLARAGGGVVTADPAGTLRRLIEAGLLRDPELMAEMIGQVRLALLGAALIANREPGTPATLLPRLVQGEDAVRAAAARDYILADGRRDALAGRGLDLPVALHRRVVWWVAAALREAKAGKADQALVEAAVRSIDAHDDGARLDPIALRLAAAIDARGDELPELLIEALGDGRAEFAAALIAYVQRIDLSEARALLLDPDGDRLWLVLRAHGFAREALARVALLLADADPRRDIEAFADMLDTIAAIPVLAAREALAPLSLHGDFRRAIRALERSRRT, encoded by the coding sequence TTGCACGCGATCGCCCCCGACGCCGCGCCGATCTTCGCACGCGCGGCGCGGGCCGACGCGCGCGCGGACCGGCGGCTCGACGCGGCGATCGAGGACTTCTTCCTGTCCGCACGCGACCGGCTCGACGATCGCACCCGCGCCGCGCTCCATGCCGCGATCGGCACGTTGCTGGAGACGATCGAGCGCGAGCTTGCCGCGCACGCCACCCGCCTGCTGGCGCGTGCCGGCGGCGGGGTCGTGACGGCGGACCCGGCCGGGACGCTGCGCCGGCTGATCGAGGCGGGGCTGCTGCGCGACCCGGAACTGATGGCCGAGATGATCGGGCAGGTGCGGCTCGCGCTGCTCGGCGCGGCGCTGATCGCGAATCGCGAGCCGGGGACGCCGGCGACATTGCTCCCCCGGCTGGTGCAGGGCGAGGATGCGGTGCGGGCGGCGGCCGCGCGTGACTATATCCTTGCCGACGGGCGGCGCGATGCGCTGGCCGGGCGCGGGCTGGACCTGCCGGTGGCACTGCATCGCCGTGTCGTCTGGTGGGTCGCCGCGGCGTTGCGCGAGGCGAAGGCGGGCAAGGCCGATCAGGCGCTGGTCGAGGCGGCGGTGCGCAGTATCGACGCGCATGACGACGGCGCGCGGCTCGATCCGATCGCGCTTCGGCTCGCGGCGGCGATCGACGCGCGCGGGGACGAGCTGCCCGAGCTGCTGATCGAGGCGCTGGGCGACGGTCGGGCCGAATTCGCCGCCGCGCTGATCGCCTATGTCCAGCGGATCGACCTGTCGGAGGCGCGCGCGCTGCTGCTCGATCCGGACGGCGACCGGCTGTGGCTGGTGCTGCGCGCGCATGGCTTCGCGCGAGAGGCGCTGGCGCGGGTGGCGCTGCTGCTCGCCGACGCCGATCCGCGCCGCGATATCGAGGCGTTCGCCGATATGCTCGATACGATCGCGGCGATCCCGGTGCTGGCGGCGCGCGAGGCGCTGGCGCCGCTGTCGCTCCACGGTGATTTCCGCCGCGCGATCCGCGCGCTCGAACGATCGCGCCGGACGTGA